The genomic DNA ttgtattttATCCTCCTTTCTAGTTCTTTCCACCAACTATATATACCCTTGGTCTTACAGACTGACTATACAAGATTCAGTCTCTATAGAAGGAGTGGAAACTTTGTCCCTACCTCAATCCGAGCAGGGCTCGGGCCAAATACATGCCAGAGTTCAGAGATAACATTCTAAAAAGTATAACCGAGCTCACGTCTCACTTGACTGTGTAACTTTCCTCCCCCTGATATGTTCCCTACACTAGTGTCTACAACTAGTGAAAGTGATTAATTACTTATATTTGACACacaaatataaataaatgttatGCAAGCGACAGTACTATAGGTACTGAGTCTGTAGAGCCAGAATGGAAACTTCCAATAATGCCAGTGTGTAAAACGCTGTTCCGATGACACACTGTGGAGTGGTAAAGCTCCTACTCACCACACTCTACCATGACCTCATAGGTCTTACTCTTGGGCTCGCCCTTTAGCCCCAGTTTGCTGCGGGCTCCTTTCAAGTCCTCCTCCTTCATCACAGGAcgcttcttcttcttcacctcaaCGGGCTatggagggcaggagagagaatggaggttAAAGACAGGACAAAATCTCACACCTTTCCCTGATCCTACAACGCTCCCTCTGACTTGTCTCAATCTTTCTATTCTAAAAGTAAAACATTGTGGGATCCTTAACATAGGAAATAATATGGAAATGTGGCTATCATCAAAAACGGTAACAAGTAGTTAATACAGTAGGTCAGTACAGTAGGATACAGGGAAGTTGGCTTACCTGAGACATGGTGTGTGGGTTGTGTCTTAATCCCAGAGTTCTGGTCAGTGGAGCTGTGTGCGGTGTGTCTGGACTGATCCTCTCTGTCCAGTCCATTATATTTATACCCCGAGATCCTCAGGGGGCTCTTCTCTCTTATTGACCCTGGGAGTGAGTCAGTGGACCCCCAccctctttctattcctctctcGCTCTATGAC from Oncorhynchus clarkii lewisi isolate Uvic-CL-2024 chromosome 7, UVic_Ocla_1.0, whole genome shotgun sequence includes the following:
- the LOC139413400 gene encoding musculoskeletal embryonic nuclear protein 1b; protein product: MDWTERISPDTPHTAPLTRTLGLRHNPHTMSQPVEVKKKKRPVMKEEDLKGARSKLGLKGEPKSKTYEVMVECERMGKVAPSVFSGVKSGGETVLEKPKAPGASIFGK